A window of Ruania suaedae contains these coding sequences:
- a CDS encoding DUF4038 domain-containing protein, producing the protein MTTLTAPIPSHTLGDHIHVARDAVVDIALDAVLDDALAPGTNPFDLDVSVTLTGPDAVVITVPAFYDEVLGLRARVSFPQTGTWHVTTHGSEGVLLSAPVLEADVSSERAGHGALGIDPEFGRHFRWADGASFFFLGYEADWLLMVDQDDPELTRVREVVESIAGAGFTAVTVNAYAHSFRQYVAEDLETDPRWVVPSIAPWPGGNDTPDYGRLDPSFFAHMDRAISLLHDQGLATHLMVHVYNKDVNWPEPGTPEDERYWRQIIARYQAFGSIIWDVAKETYHRPAEYIWTRLALFRQLDGYQRLVTAHDTNPPPRVDWGRQFVRFENELIDALTDVTADQILQDIHADAVEHHRRWAKPYINIEFGYESGIDDLPSDHPDHDQSWQEVTRRMWHIVLGGAYPNYYYRNTAWSLFIPFPEPPGYRGARVLADFWGGVDHRRLIPLAGVARAQVPVMVRGEIGREYVAMTDTAAEIDIDIRSDTGALSATWLDPLTGERQQIGPLASGTHTLTPPSGWTLTVLHVN; encoded by the coding sequence ATGACCACCCTCACCGCACCGATCCCGAGCCACACTCTCGGTGACCACATCCACGTGGCCCGTGACGCCGTCGTCGACATCGCGCTCGATGCCGTTCTCGACGACGCCCTCGCACCAGGCACGAACCCGTTCGACCTGGACGTGAGCGTCACGCTCACCGGCCCGGACGCCGTCGTGATCACCGTGCCGGCGTTCTACGACGAGGTACTCGGGCTGCGCGCTCGCGTGAGTTTCCCTCAGACCGGCACCTGGCACGTCACCACGCATGGCTCGGAAGGGGTACTCCTGAGCGCACCAGTACTGGAGGCCGACGTCTCCTCCGAACGCGCCGGGCACGGCGCGCTCGGCATCGACCCCGAGTTCGGCCGGCATTTCCGATGGGCCGATGGCGCGAGCTTCTTCTTCCTCGGGTACGAGGCGGACTGGTTGCTCATGGTCGACCAGGACGACCCGGAGCTGACCCGGGTGCGGGAGGTCGTCGAATCGATCGCCGGCGCGGGGTTCACGGCCGTCACCGTCAACGCCTACGCCCACTCCTTCCGGCAGTACGTGGCGGAGGACCTCGAGACGGACCCGCGATGGGTGGTGCCGAGCATCGCGCCCTGGCCCGGCGGCAACGACACCCCCGACTACGGCCGGCTCGACCCCTCGTTCTTCGCACACATGGATCGCGCGATCAGTCTGCTGCACGATCAGGGCCTCGCCACCCACCTGATGGTGCACGTCTACAACAAGGACGTGAACTGGCCTGAGCCCGGCACGCCGGAGGACGAGCGCTACTGGCGGCAGATCATCGCCCGGTACCAAGCATTCGGCTCGATCATCTGGGACGTCGCCAAGGAGACCTACCACCGTCCGGCCGAGTACATCTGGACGCGCCTGGCCCTGTTCCGACAGCTCGACGGCTATCAGCGCCTCGTGACGGCGCACGACACCAACCCCCCGCCCCGGGTGGACTGGGGCCGGCAGTTCGTCCGCTTCGAGAACGAGCTGATCGACGCTCTGACGGACGTCACCGCCGACCAGATCCTGCAGGACATCCACGCCGATGCGGTCGAGCATCACCGCCGCTGGGCCAAGCCCTACATCAACATCGAGTTCGGTTACGAGTCCGGCATCGACGATCTCCCGTCCGACCACCCCGACCATGACCAGTCCTGGCAGGAGGTCACGCGCCGCATGTGGCACATCGTGCTCGGCGGGGCCTACCCGAACTACTACTACCGGAACACCGCCTGGAGTCTGTTCATCCCGTTCCCGGAGCCTCCCGGCTACCGCGGCGCCCGCGTGCTCGCCGACTTCTGGGGAGGGGTCGACCATCGGCGGCTGATCCCGCTCGCAGGAGTTGCGCGGGCGCAGGTTCCCGTCATGGTGCGCGGGGAGATCGGCCGCGAGTACGTGGCCATGACCGACACCGCGGCCGAGATCGACATCGACATCCGTTCCGACACAGGCGCGCTGAGCGCGACCTGGCTCGACCCCCTCACCGGCGAGCGCCAGCAGATCGGGCCGCTCGCCAGCGGCACGCACACCCTGACGCCCCCGTCGGGCTGGACGCTCACCGTGCTTCACGTGAACTGA
- a CDS encoding glycoside hydrolase family 2 protein encodes MESIEPACWPLEDWTLDLADPGWAHVPPHVREAMPITASVPGTVHLDLLAERLIPDPYLDRNEIRSDWIGRVEWVLRRDVQIPPEWFTSEGALVPGAEVALELDGVDTIATVRVNDIEVAQTQNMHRRYAVPLAGALRPGRNEIAVQLHSAWRYAEAYRDRTPPMPNAYPAPFNFIRKNASNFGWDWGPTLVTAGLWRQVRLVRRVAGRLASVRPQTTLEGSSGRVIVDVDVDSYAADGDARVVASVAGVTAVQEVTSASCRLVLDVPDPDLWWPRDLGGQALYDLEVSLEVEGRAVDRWSARVGFRSLRLLTEEDERGSEFAFEINGVVIPVRGANWIPDDCFLPRVDQARLAERLDQAVEANLNLLRVWGGGVYESREFYEACDERGLLVWQDFLFACAAYPEDEPLRGQVRAEARDNVERLMPHPSLVLWNGNNENIWGWHDWGWQDVLDGRPWGEGYYLHDLPEIVADVDPTRPYWPGSPYSGGDAHPNDPTRGCTHEWGVWNKKEWRHYADAAPRFVSEFGWQGPPTWSTITRSISDDPLTPESVGMLHHQKAEDGNGKLARGLEPHLPVPHDMVDWHYAMQLNQAHAIRYAIEHYRSLRPYNTGVVIWQLNDCWPVTSWAAVDGYGRKKPLWYAMRDAFAPRLLTTSSAAGALEVVAVNDGGDTWREEVSIARLDFDGNVLATQTLRLPVDRLSAARAPIDERVARPGDPAGELLHLSTPSGVETTHFFAVDKELRLTPPALHTEVAVEGAEVVLTVRARSVVKDLCVFADRLAPAAEADRMMLTLLPGRTYEVRVHGVPAERARELTEAPVLRSLNDLVSGSPRG; translated from the coding sequence ATGGAGAGCATTGAACCCGCCTGCTGGCCGCTCGAGGACTGGACTCTGGACCTCGCCGATCCCGGGTGGGCGCACGTGCCGCCCCATGTGCGTGAGGCGATGCCGATCACTGCGTCGGTGCCGGGGACCGTCCACCTGGATCTGCTGGCCGAGCGGCTGATCCCGGATCCGTACCTGGACCGGAACGAGATCCGCAGCGACTGGATCGGTCGGGTCGAGTGGGTCCTGCGCCGGGATGTGCAGATTCCCCCGGAGTGGTTCACCTCCGAGGGCGCGCTCGTGCCCGGTGCGGAGGTGGCGCTTGAGCTCGACGGCGTGGACACGATCGCCACCGTCCGGGTCAACGACATCGAGGTCGCGCAGACGCAGAACATGCACCGCCGCTACGCGGTGCCCCTGGCCGGTGCGCTCCGGCCCGGTCGCAATGAGATCGCCGTCCAGCTGCATTCGGCCTGGCGGTACGCCGAGGCGTACCGGGACCGGACGCCCCCGATGCCGAACGCCTACCCGGCGCCCTTCAACTTCATCCGCAAGAACGCCAGCAACTTCGGGTGGGACTGGGGGCCGACGCTCGTCACCGCTGGGCTCTGGCGCCAGGTGCGGCTGGTACGCCGTGTGGCCGGTCGTCTGGCTTCGGTGCGTCCGCAAACGACTCTCGAAGGCTCGAGCGGGCGCGTGATCGTCGATGTCGACGTCGACAGCTATGCCGCCGACGGCGACGCTCGCGTCGTTGCCTCCGTCGCCGGTGTCACCGCGGTGCAGGAGGTGACATCGGCGAGCTGCCGGCTCGTGCTGGACGTGCCCGACCCGGACCTGTGGTGGCCGCGCGATCTCGGCGGCCAGGCGTTGTACGACCTCGAGGTGAGCCTCGAGGTAGAGGGGCGCGCCGTCGACCGGTGGTCTGCCCGGGTGGGCTTCCGTAGCCTGCGCCTGCTCACCGAGGAGGACGAGCGCGGCTCCGAGTTCGCCTTCGAGATCAACGGTGTGGTGATCCCGGTGCGTGGGGCGAACTGGATCCCCGACGACTGCTTCCTGCCGCGGGTCGATCAGGCCCGGCTCGCCGAGCGCCTCGATCAGGCGGTCGAGGCGAACCTGAACCTGCTGCGGGTGTGGGGCGGTGGCGTGTACGAGAGCCGGGAGTTCTACGAGGCGTGTGACGAGCGCGGGCTGCTCGTCTGGCAGGACTTCCTGTTCGCCTGCGCCGCCTATCCGGAGGACGAACCACTGCGCGGTCAGGTGCGCGCCGAAGCGCGTGACAACGTCGAGCGCCTCATGCCGCACCCGAGCCTGGTGCTGTGGAACGGCAACAACGAGAACATCTGGGGCTGGCACGACTGGGGCTGGCAGGACGTGCTCGATGGCCGGCCGTGGGGTGAGGGCTACTACCTCCACGACCTCCCCGAGATCGTCGCCGACGTCGACCCCACCCGGCCCTACTGGCCGGGCAGTCCGTACTCCGGCGGCGATGCCCACCCGAACGACCCCACCCGCGGCTGCACCCACGAGTGGGGCGTGTGGAACAAGAAGGAGTGGCGTCATTACGCCGATGCCGCACCACGTTTCGTCTCCGAGTTCGGGTGGCAGGGCCCGCCGACGTGGTCGACGATCACGCGGTCGATCTCCGATGATCCCCTGACTCCCGAGTCGGTCGGGATGCTCCATCACCAGAAGGCGGAGGACGGGAACGGCAAGCTCGCCCGAGGTCTGGAGCCGCACCTGCCGGTGCCCCACGACATGGTCGACTGGCACTACGCCATGCAGCTCAACCAGGCTCACGCCATCCGGTACGCCATCGAGCACTACCGGTCCTTGCGGCCCTACAACACCGGCGTCGTGATCTGGCAGCTGAACGACTGCTGGCCCGTCACCTCGTGGGCCGCGGTCGACGGCTACGGCCGGAAGAAGCCGCTCTGGTACGCGATGCGTGACGCCTTCGCACCGCGCCTGCTCACCACCAGCAGCGCCGCGGGCGCCCTCGAGGTGGTGGCAGTCAATGACGGGGGCGATACCTGGCGCGAGGAGGTGAGCATCGCCCGCCTCGACTTCGACGGGAACGTCCTGGCCACGCAGACGCTGCGGCTTCCGGTCGACCGGCTGAGTGCCGCGCGGGCACCGATCGATGAGCGGGTGGCCCGTCCCGGCGACCCGGCCGGCGAGCTGTTGCACCTGTCCACGCCGTCCGGGGTCGAGACCACCCACTTCTTCGCCGTGGACAAGGAGCTCCGGCTCACGCCACCGGCCCTGCACACCGAGGTCGCCGTGGAGGGAGCCGAGGTGGTGCTCACCGTGCGGGCGCGATCCGTGGTCAAGGATCTCTGCGTGTTCGCCGACCGGCTCGCTCCGGCGGCCGAGGCCGATCGGATGATGCTCACGTTGCTGCCGGGCCGGACCTACGAGGTCAGGGTCCACGGCGTGCCCGCCGAGCGAGCTCGCGAACTCACCGAGGCCCCCGTGCTCCGCTCGCTCAACGATCTTGTCTCGGGGTCGCCGCGCGGGTGA
- a CDS encoding sugar phosphate isomerase/epimerase family protein, whose amino-acid sequence MRLRHSIMVGILDRYADRFTEFQPAVPLERRMQQAAALPGAQGVELVYPADLGDIERARELVATSGLEVSAVNLNIKSDPRWRYGSFTNPDADTRREAVQWLTSAMDLAAELGASMVTVCPLMDGWDYSFQVDYAKQWSWLIEGLRAGASHREDVRVSIEYKAFESRTRIVVPDIGTTLHLCDRIGLDNVGVTMDVGHALIAQETPAMSAAMAHDAGRLFYVHFNDNNRGWDWDIVPGAVNLWEMVETLFYLDKMGWDGWLAYDVFTKHGDPAEAFDATLRSMDALEKLVERLGRDTLQDLIDNADPAQATAHLITALVD is encoded by the coding sequence ATGAGGCTTCGGCACTCGATCATGGTCGGCATTCTCGACCGCTACGCAGACCGCTTCACGGAGTTCCAGCCGGCGGTGCCGCTGGAGCGCCGGATGCAGCAGGCGGCAGCGTTACCCGGCGCCCAGGGCGTGGAGCTGGTCTACCCCGCCGACTTGGGGGACATCGAACGGGCGCGAGAGCTCGTCGCGACCTCCGGGCTCGAGGTCTCCGCCGTCAACCTCAACATCAAGAGCGACCCCCGCTGGCGCTACGGCTCGTTCACCAACCCGGACGCCGACACCCGTCGCGAAGCCGTGCAGTGGCTGACCTCCGCGATGGACCTCGCTGCCGAGCTGGGCGCGTCCATGGTGACGGTGTGCCCGTTGATGGACGGATGGGACTACAGCTTCCAGGTGGACTATGCCAAGCAGTGGTCCTGGCTCATCGAGGGTCTGCGGGCCGGCGCCTCCCACCGCGAGGATGTGCGCGTCAGCATCGAGTACAAGGCGTTCGAGTCCCGCACGCGGATCGTGGTGCCGGACATCGGCACCACCCTCCACCTGTGCGACAGGATCGGGCTCGACAACGTCGGGGTGACCATGGACGTCGGCCATGCGCTGATCGCCCAGGAGACACCCGCGATGAGCGCCGCCATGGCACACGATGCCGGCCGGCTGTTCTACGTCCACTTCAACGACAACAACCGGGGATGGGACTGGGACATCGTGCCCGGCGCGGTGAACCTGTGGGAGATGGTCGAGACCCTGTTCTATCTCGACAAGATGGGCTGGGACGGCTGGCTGGCCTACGACGTCTTCACCAAGCACGGCGACCCCGCCGAGGCCTTCGACGCCACCCTGCGATCCATGGATGCTCTCGAGAAGCTCGTCGAGCGCCTGGGTCGCGACACCTTGCAGGACCTCATCGACAACGCCGACCCGGCGCAGGCGACCGCTCACCTCATCACGGCACTGGTGGACTGA
- a CDS encoding GntR family transcriptional regulator: MAEPIDTSVTERCYLQLREEILRGRYTPGERLTSVRLATDLGISRTPVRTALQRLKADGLVDMEDNRAAWVRPLTVDAVEQAYEIAMALEGMLVRKLAAHVSPEQGDALDRAIARMESAAQTGDQQEWVAGDEEFHHLLRTLGGNPLLDSMLERVETVIHRVRFLSLNIRPEGAIISAREHRAMHEALVAGDGEAARSVHEAHLERVRAENIAFLNASFGFMNVPTPTSSSPS; this comes from the coding sequence GTGGCTGAGCCGATCGACACCTCGGTGACCGAGCGCTGCTACCTGCAGTTGCGCGAGGAGATCCTCCGCGGCCGCTATACGCCCGGCGAGCGGCTGACGAGCGTCCGGCTGGCGACCGACCTCGGCATCTCACGCACACCGGTGCGCACGGCCCTGCAACGGCTGAAAGCCGACGGCCTGGTCGACATGGAGGACAACCGTGCCGCCTGGGTGCGCCCGCTCACGGTCGACGCCGTCGAGCAGGCCTACGAGATCGCCATGGCCCTCGAGGGCATGCTCGTGCGCAAGCTCGCCGCCCACGTCAGCCCGGAACAGGGAGACGCACTCGACCGAGCCATCGCTCGCATGGAGAGCGCAGCGCAGACCGGAGACCAGCAGGAATGGGTGGCCGGAGACGAGGAGTTCCATCACCTCCTGCGCACCCTCGGGGGCAACCCCCTCCTCGACTCGATGCTGGAGCGGGTCGAGACCGTGATTCATCGCGTGAGGTTCCTGTCGCTGAACATCCGCCCTGAGGGCGCGATCATCTCCGCGCGGGAGCACCGCGCGATGCACGAGGCGCTCGTCGCCGGCGACGGGGAGGCCGCGCGCTCGGTCCACGAAGCACATCTCGAGCGCGTCCGCGCCGAGAACATCGCCTTTCTCAACGCCAGCTTCGGCTTCATGAACGTGCCGACGCCGACGTCCAGCTCACCCAGCTAG
- a CDS encoding carbohydrate ABC transporter permease: protein MTSLLSRRTAGAGPGAGEEPPVRRRRNAMHASEGRWGYLFLTPWFIGLAILTAGPMLVSLYYSFTDFSLLSSANWVGLDNYERMFTEDDRFLSSVAVTLTYVFVSVPLQLAFALMVAVLLNRAMRGVSAYRALYYLPSLLGGSVAVAVLWRQVFGREGVVNVVLRGLGWENPPTWIADPDFALWTLILLRVWEFGSPMVIFLAGLRQVPAEYYEAAHVDGASALQRFFKITLPIITPVIFLNAILQLIGAFQAFNSAFIVSGGTGGPSDSTLFYTLYIYIEGFTSFRMGYASALAWVLLGIIALFTAINFALSRFWVHYEDGGR, encoded by the coding sequence ATGACCTCGCTGCTGTCACGCCGGACGGCCGGCGCCGGGCCCGGGGCCGGGGAGGAGCCCCCGGTCCGGCGCCGCCGGAACGCGATGCACGCCTCGGAGGGCCGCTGGGGGTACCTGTTCCTGACGCCGTGGTTCATCGGCCTCGCGATCCTCACCGCGGGCCCGATGCTCGTCTCGCTCTATTACTCCTTCACCGACTTCTCGTTGCTCTCGAGTGCCAACTGGGTGGGCCTCGACAACTACGAGCGCATGTTCACCGAGGACGACCGGTTCCTCTCGTCGGTCGCCGTGACGCTGACGTACGTCTTCGTCTCGGTCCCGCTCCAGCTGGCCTTCGCCCTCATGGTGGCAGTCCTGCTCAACCGTGCCATGCGCGGGGTCAGCGCCTATCGCGCTCTGTACTACCTGCCCAGTCTGCTCGGGGGAAGTGTGGCCGTTGCGGTCCTCTGGCGGCAGGTCTTCGGCCGTGAAGGCGTGGTCAACGTGGTCCTGCGCGGCCTGGGGTGGGAGAACCCACCGACCTGGATCGCCGACCCGGACTTCGCTCTCTGGACCCTGATCCTGCTTCGGGTCTGGGAGTTCGGCTCCCCGATGGTGATCTTCCTCGCCGGGCTACGGCAGGTGCCCGCCGAGTACTACGAAGCTGCCCACGTCGACGGCGCCTCAGCACTACAGCGCTTCTTCAAGATCACGCTGCCCATCATCACGCCTGTCATCTTCCTGAACGCGATTCTTCAGCTCATCGGCGCGTTCCAGGCGTTCAATTCGGCGTTCATCGTCAGCGGTGGCACAGGCGGGCCGTCGGATTCCACACTCTTCTACACGCTGTACATCTACATCGAGGGCTTCACCAGTTTCCGGATGGGCTATGCGTCTGCACTCGCCTGGGTGCTCCTGGGGATCATCGCGCTCTTCACGGCGATCAACTTCGCACTCAGCAGGTTCTGGGTGCACTACGAAGACGGAGGTCGATGA
- a CDS encoding sugar phosphate isomerase/epimerase family protein: MRLGMGSYAFRWQLGINSADPAPLSALEAVLEETATLGCEVLQLADIEAVDTATEADLVGLRASADALGVRLQSGSSGATVPRLRDQLRIAQALGCDLVRVVMHGPDVPDEDSAVAALAACAPDFEEAGIVLAIENHFLTPSRRMVEALHRIDSPAVGVTLDVANSIVCHEWPRETITALAPYARCVHLKDYRIEPGANGVGASILGTPLGEGATDIAGVLDAVAENSPHGNDDHLTVVLEQWSPWEGTHEATVATETHWRRRSAQAASADPRLAPREVVARG; the protein is encoded by the coding sequence ATGCGACTGGGGATGGGTAGCTACGCCTTCCGCTGGCAGCTGGGCATCAACTCGGCCGATCCGGCACCGCTCAGCGCGCTGGAGGCCGTACTCGAGGAGACCGCGACGCTGGGCTGTGAGGTGCTCCAACTCGCCGACATCGAGGCCGTCGACACCGCCACCGAAGCCGACCTGGTCGGGCTGCGCGCGAGCGCCGACGCCCTGGGCGTGCGGCTGCAATCCGGCTCCAGCGGCGCCACGGTCCCGCGCCTACGGGATCAGCTGCGCATCGCCCAAGCGCTCGGCTGCGACCTCGTGCGGGTGGTGATGCACGGTCCGGACGTGCCCGACGAGGACTCGGCCGTGGCCGCCTTGGCCGCCTGCGCACCGGACTTCGAGGAGGCCGGCATCGTGCTCGCGATCGAGAACCACTTCCTGACGCCCAGCCGACGCATGGTCGAGGCCCTCCACCGGATCGACTCACCCGCGGTCGGAGTCACGCTCGACGTCGCGAACTCGATCGTGTGCCATGAATGGCCGCGCGAGACGATCACGGCGCTCGCACCCTACGCACGGTGCGTGCATCTCAAGGACTACCGGATCGAGCCAGGCGCCAACGGCGTCGGCGCCTCGATCCTCGGGACCCCGCTGGGCGAGGGGGCCACGGACATCGCAGGCGTGCTGGACGCCGTCGCCGAGAACTCCCCGCACGGCAATGACGACCACCTGACGGTCGTGCTGGAGCAGTGGTCACCGTGGGAAGGCACGCACGAGGCCACCGTCGCCACCGAGACGCACTGGCGCCGGCGGTCCGCACAGGCCGCGTCCGCCGATCCGCGCCTGGCCCCGCGGGAGGTGGTCGCTCGTGGCTGA
- a CDS encoding carbohydrate ABC transporter permease produces the protein MSTLTAPGPPGPATDGRESPRTGRGSATRWIRRIPLHLLVALGAIAMVYPVVWMAASSLKPDSEIFSGSASLLPEVFRWENYAEGWNGLREPFETFYLNSFIISAFAVVGNLLTCSMAAYAFARLRFRMRAIWFAVMLGTIMLPYHATLIPQYTLFYELGWVNSFLPLTVPKFLATDAFFIFLFVQFIRGIPKELDQAAQIDGAGPLRIYTTIIFPLLRPALVTGAIFTIIWTYNDFFSQLIYISDTALYTVPLALRMFLDTTGESAWGPMLAMSTLSLLPLVLMFVLFQRQIVEGISTTGLKG, from the coding sequence ATGTCTACGCTCACCGCACCCGGGCCGCCCGGCCCGGCGACCGACGGTCGAGAGTCGCCTCGGACCGGCCGCGGCAGCGCTACGCGATGGATCCGCCGGATCCCGCTCCATCTGCTCGTGGCCCTCGGCGCCATCGCCATGGTGTATCCGGTGGTGTGGATGGCTGCCAGCTCGTTGAAGCCGGACTCGGAGATCTTCTCCGGAAGCGCCAGCCTGCTTCCCGAGGTGTTCCGGTGGGAGAACTACGCGGAGGGATGGAACGGGTTACGCGAACCCTTCGAGACCTTCTACCTCAATTCGTTCATCATCAGCGCCTTCGCGGTGGTGGGAAACCTGCTGACATGCTCGATGGCCGCCTATGCGTTCGCACGCCTGAGGTTTCGCATGCGCGCGATCTGGTTCGCGGTGATGCTCGGCACCATCATGCTCCCTTATCACGCGACGCTGATCCCGCAGTACACCCTGTTCTACGAGTTGGGGTGGGTGAATTCCTTCCTCCCGCTGACGGTACCGAAATTCCTGGCCACGGATGCGTTCTTCATCTTTCTCTTCGTGCAGTTCATTCGAGGCATTCCCAAGGAACTGGACCAGGCCGCGCAGATCGACGGCGCGGGGCCGCTGCGGATCTACACCACCATCATCTTTCCGCTGCTTCGTCCTGCTCTGGTGACGGGTGCCATCTTCACCATCATCTGGACGTACAACGACTTCTTCTCGCAGCTGATCTATATCTCCGACACGGCCCTGTACACGGTTCCGTTGGCTCTGCGCATGTTCCTGGACACCACGGGCGAGTCCGCGTGGGGGCCGATGCTTGCGATGAGCACGCTGTCACTGCTGCCGCTGGTCCTCATGTTCGTGCTCTTCCAGCGTCAGATCGTGGAGGGCATCTCCACCACCGGGCTCAAGGGCTGA
- a CDS encoding ABC transporter substrate-binding protein, producing MDRRMFLKATAGLGAGATLGAGLAACGSNSGGSGSLTMSQYGSSSRLDLLEQVFALYAEANPDRSIGLDAASVDNYIDRLATQVSGGNAPDIMAIFHADIATFARQDALLTLDDYLGSGLDVSAFTDGIVDLGRIDGSVSALSYGDNAHGVIYDVDRLESLGMQLPEPGYTWEDLLTFSADISRAVDGDFYGTEDRSTQLDQGFKVWLLQRGKYAFTADGQLGFERGDLEDWISYWEMLREEGAAPPSDITAEAGTFETSALIRGYAINHQTYANAMNSMQSLTESRLALTTLPIDPDGQGSGHFLRGSNWVSVFSETGDPDTAVDFLNFIFNDLAAVEVLGAEFGAPPNRALRDELEYTEPEQNFIDYINLLTDELADEAISLDQEFPTAWTDVNTAFSAATESVMFGDASVDEAVDKFFEDAERALES from the coding sequence ATGGATCGCAGGATGTTCTTGAAGGCCACGGCCGGGCTCGGCGCCGGGGCAACGCTGGGGGCCGGGCTCGCCGCGTGCGGTAGCAACTCGGGAGGGTCCGGGTCGCTGACCATGTCCCAGTACGGCAGTTCGAGCCGCCTCGATCTGCTCGAGCAGGTCTTCGCGCTCTACGCCGAGGCGAACCCGGATCGCAGCATCGGTCTCGACGCTGCGAGCGTGGACAACTACATCGACCGGCTCGCCACACAGGTCAGCGGCGGGAACGCCCCCGACATCATGGCCATCTTCCACGCGGACATCGCCACCTTCGCTCGCCAGGACGCACTGCTGACCCTTGACGACTACCTCGGCTCGGGACTGGACGTCTCCGCATTCACTGACGGCATCGTCGACCTCGGCCGCATCGACGGATCGGTGAGCGCCCTGAGCTACGGCGACAACGCGCACGGCGTGATCTACGACGTCGATCGCCTGGAGAGCCTGGGCATGCAGCTGCCCGAACCGGGCTACACCTGGGAGGACCTGCTCACGTTCAGTGCCGACATCTCACGAGCCGTCGACGGCGACTTCTACGGGACCGAGGACCGCTCCACCCAGCTGGATCAAGGATTCAAGGTGTGGCTGCTACAGCGGGGCAAGTACGCGTTCACGGCGGACGGCCAGCTCGGTTTCGAGCGCGGAGACCTCGAGGACTGGATCTCCTACTGGGAGATGCTGCGCGAGGAGGGTGCCGCACCACCCTCGGACATCACGGCCGAGGCCGGCACATTCGAGACTTCGGCGCTGATCCGTGGGTACGCCATCAACCACCAGACCTACGCCAACGCGATGAACTCGATGCAGTCGCTCACCGAGAGCCGCCTCGCGTTGACCACGCTCCCGATCGATCCGGATGGCCAGGGCAGCGGGCACTTCCTCCGCGGCTCGAACTGGGTCTCGGTGTTCTCCGAGACCGGCGATCCGGACACGGCCGTCGACTTCCTCAACTTCATCTTCAACGACCTCGCGGCTGTGGAGGTACTGGGGGCGGAATTCGGCGCTCCGCCGAACCGTGCACTGCGCGACGAACTCGAGTACACCGAGCCCGAACAGAACTTCATCGACTACATCAACCTCCTCACCGACGAGCTGGCCGACGAGGCAATCAGCCTGGACCAGGAGTTCCCGACCGCCTGGACCGACGTGAACACCGCCTTCAGTGCCGCCACAGAGAGCGTGATGTTCGGTGACGCGAGCGTCGACGAAGCAGTCGACAAGTTCTTCGAAGACGCTGAGCGAGCACTCGAGTCATGA